The following nucleotide sequence is from Drosophila takahashii strain IR98-3 E-12201 chromosome 3L, DtakHiC1v2, whole genome shotgun sequence.
aaagTCATTATACAACATATtgctattaataaaaatttttataagccaaaaaataatttttaaaattatattttcttaaaaaatttttaaaggacaattatattttctaatcattaaaaattttctttgaatttcCAATTATAATagtacttaaatattttttcattaattaacacaaaatatttttcatcacAGATGATGGGATTGTTGAACGAATTATAaccaaacttaaaaattacccacaaatattaacaataataaatttgattaaCTTTTCTCCAAATGTATCCATCAGATGCACTTCAATGCAAACGAGGCGATCGCGTTGTCTTGTCCACTTGTGTCGTTAACGGACATTGCGACTCCGCCTTTCACTCCCCCTTTTTGGGATCGCCTCCTCGTGAAGGCGGTGtcaatttggtttaattgtGGCCAAGGCTGGAGTGGGCCCAAATGGAGGAGCAATCGCTGCCTGGCATCTCCATCGCCATCTCCATAGccatctgcatctgcaacCGAATCAAGGGCCTTGGCTGGGTGGACCATCAAGGCCAAAGACCGCATCCAGCCCAGCGTGTAATTGATatgcaattgttgttgctgccacggCATTGTGGCATCTCAGCCTCCCTTGCTGTCCGAGCGATGCAACGGGGCCATGCCAGCAACGACAACAAATGTGGCAACAACCGATGCAACCGACGACGACAGCAACGGCATCTCAAGGTGAGTGAAGGCCAAGGGCCACATTTGGCCACAACTTGGACACCAGAGTCATGCAGCTCAGGGGCGGACTCAAAAGGGGGTTTACGCGGAAttcaatttcataaaaaataatgccTGATATTCTCAGATGTACAAACATTTTAACAcattactaaaaaatattttttaactttttaaagtaaatgttaaaattctaaaaaaaaatccagaaGTACACAAAAAAGgttcgatatgaaacgtagatcgattttacagtatttaaaatcaattttaatttgatatatttcatacaaaaacgatatgggttttgcatgaccTGAAGTTTACACGGCCATATCGATTTAACGGGAACAtgccttttttgtgtttaaatatataccaaaatgtttattcttttttttatacccgttactcgtagagtaaaagggtatactagattcgtgcaaaagtatgtaacagctagaaggaagcgtttccgaccccataaagtatatatattcttgatcagggtaactagccgagtcgatctagccatgtccgtctgtccgtctgtccgtctgtccgtctgtccgtctgtatgaacgctgagatctcagaaactacaaaagctagaaggttgagatttcccacacatattctttggcttcctacgcagcgcaagtttattttagccgagcgccacgccccctctaacgcccacaatcgcccactaacgattttaaaatgggtcctgcgcccacatctttaaagatttccgagaagtataaatgcaattttgttgtgtatatttatacctatcgaaatgtagaagacatttttcaaattggaccattcattaaaaagttatacgctttataaattgtcaacatatatctatctccctcgcactccctttagctgagttacgattattagtcgggacaccaacccgacacagcgttcgcactccctttagctgagtgacgggtattagatagtcgggacaccaacccgactatagcgttctctcttgttataaaTAATACCTACTACATTAGAATATTAACAGATTTCATATGTTGAGGACTAGTTATGAAGTTTTATTAATAGAGGATTGAACTCAGTACTGTAGAATGACCCCCTAAAAATAAGCTTTGCATCCACCCATGTAACTTCTGCAGCTGCATTGGCATCTCTTGCTCCTCCTTCGCtggggttttatttttagcatcGGCTTTATCGGATGCCGCAGATCTCTGGTGCTTAAACTTCGCTCCCGAttaggaggaggagcagctgcaaGAACCGCATTGGCCTTGACGGGCCCGGCTGATAAGTGCGTTTTAATGTTAGCCCCGTTGGCACTTAGTTTCAATCAAAGCCCAATTCTCGCCATTCCTGCCAGCCTTAATGATCTCGTTAGTTCTGCTCCGGAATTGAAGTTGAATTGGCAATCTGGTCCGGTTTACCTGGTGCCATTCCTCCCGGCGTGGGCTGTGCACTGATTTGTGAACCATCATCGGGTCTTTGGACTGCCTCTCACTTCGTGGCTAATTAGAGGTGCACTAAAGATAGGCCAGGTGGCAAGACTCTTGTTCGTATTTATCAGACCTCGCCGGACTCTGTTTTACTGCCCTTGAAGAAGAGTTTAATTCAAAGGGGCTACAATTTATtggatttagtttttattttaaaatacatttaaaatgacTTATATATATTACAcataaagaattttatttgcatttgtatTATAGtcgaaattaataatatacatttaataGGATAAACtacttttaatgaatttttcatttcgtaTATATTTTCAGAATCTAATAacacatattttataaaacattttctataatgattttttaatttttatttaaaatcaatcttggaaaatgttgtttaataaataggcatatttttatatatttaattttatttaatgaaaacCTAATTAAGTTTCCTCAGGGTATTCAAGCACCAAGAGAGGTTTTTATATACttcgaattttgtttttgggccAGGGCTATGACTTCATCGTGCTGGCCACAAAACTAACCAAATAATTCTGACAGTCAGTTCCCATAAATCAATGTCAAACGTTTTTTTCTGCGTTTAGGgtttgttttgggttttgggccggggcttgttttttttcggatTGTGTTTAATCATTTTATTGTGTGCGAAGCAATTTCCTTATGATTTCCTCTTGACTTTTACTTTTTCCTGATTGCCCAAAAATAGAGGAGTTCAAAAAACCCATTTACCGTGTAGGGCGATCAACAAATCTTAATCGCTTCAAATAGTCGAAACAAAACCTCATTTGCATACTTGAGCATGAGCTCACTGGTTAGTATAGCCCTAGTCACACCCCCGAAAAACACCTCCAAGTAAACCCCACTCCTTCAAAAGACCCCCTCATTATTCCAATTGTCTGGCACTTGTTGTGCgtgtttttgtcaaaaatttcacgCATCGTTCTCTGCTTTTAACAGCGGACACATACAAATTGACGGTTTTACTAGCTCAGACTATACAGCCCACCCCTCTCACTTTTACAATATAAATTCAGGAGCTTTAAGCTTTTTCTCTAGAATAACACTCACAACAAACCAAATTCCGAGTGGAACTTGTTGGTTTGATAAGACTTTGGGGCCTAAAGTCACTTTATTCTGAGTTGTTTTTGGGTctcgtttattttatttttttgataaatggCTTTGTCGTGTGGCTTTCTCTGTTAGTTTTGGTGTATAAAATTTTGCGAAATGAAGTCATCgcttgaaaaaaattttaggggTCAGTATAAGTGTGTATAAAATCCAATCTTTTTCTTTATCTCATTCAGAAAGTTAGGAATTTATGTTTGCTCATGGTTTGTTTTCCCATCTtccgttttgataaaatgttGTAGAGGATTTTCTAGACTTTGTTGTTTCTATTTCACTCGAACGAAAGCTcactcaaaacaaaaatatcactcatacgccgcTTGGGCCTTTGCTAGCCAGTGGCTGCGCATTTGTCCAAACAGTTGAGTTTCGACATTGCCAGCATTCGCGCGTTTGCCTTAAAGTAGTTGGAAAATATCCAAGGAAtaagataaaaaaattttttggaaatttattcAAGAGTTTtggtacatttttaaaagcaaatgtaagtggaaaataaaaagaaattaacaaaaattcagtttttaagGATCTTAGTAAAATGTTGGGGTATCCTGGACCTTCAAAGAGACGAGAGACCAaggttttttctattattaaaatagaaGGCTGTTAAGAATTTCAAGAGCAGATTTTGACCCAGTTACCCCCAATCGCGTTCCCCTTTTCTATTGTTCCTGTGGCATCATTGTTTTCAATTTCCGTTCGGGGCTCTTGTTTTAGGCGCAGTTTCCCCGCTTCCGTGTGTATATATGCGTGCGTTTAAATCATCAGTCTGAAATTCAAGAACCCCAAACCCCCAGAAACCCCTTCTCCCAACTGGCGCTTGCGCGTTTTACAGCTCCCAGTGATGTCATCTGGGCTAGTGGTGATGTAGGAATATATTACATACATGTATTATGCCTAGAGCATAAGTCCCCTAAGTCAATGATTTCTCTATTGCGTTGCGTGTTgtatcagaatcagaatcccCTTTGCTTCCTGTTTTTCAACCCCCCACTCCcccaaaaaattcattttaatttatgcattCAGTCCGAGGCGCTAATATTTCAGAATGTTCATATACACACGTAAACTCAATTCTGGTGCAGTATTTCATGTTTCTCCCCCCAGTcgtttcttttatatttatacatcGAGATGACCCAAATTTCCCTTCATCATCCATTTGTTCTCCAGTCCACTTGAGGTAGGTTGGGTTAATAATTTTCCTCTCCAGGAAGTCCATTCTTTTCCACAAATGGCTATCTATAACCCATTCATATTCCTATTCAAAGTCTGACCATAAATATTACCAATTAACTTTTACCATTttggttaaaaaactaattaaaatgttggCAACGAATTCGCAATGCTCGACTGGAGCTGGATGAGAACTTGTTCCCCCGATCAGCAGAAATACAGAGAAAGAAACCAAAACAGACAGGGGAAAATGAGAAGAAGCGAATTATTTATGGTCTGACAGCCAAGCGGATTATTTCTGATTTAGACTATCCACGCTCCCCATCAGACTGCCTGATTTTCTGCGGTCATGTTCGCGAGGGGAATCTTGACTTTGAGTTGTCAAAGagtattaaaaattagtatGTTAAAAATGTGGGATCCAAAATTGTTCAACACATCCTGTGTCGTGATTATCTTGGCCAAATCTTAAGATTAGTCTTTCCGGTTTCGATCAAAGTAATTTATTACGTccgttttgattttaaatggaTTGTAATAAATTCTCATTATAAAATACGTAACTTGATAGAATTAATGACAAATACTtagatacatttatttatttatttcataaactAACTTAaactcaaacaaaaaaaataatacaaataaaataatacaaattatttgaaggctttttttaaaaatgtcttcaattaaaaaaacaaaccttTAACAGTTATAACATAAAGTAAGCAATCAGAGCATTTCTTCGTCGTTGTCttgctttggtttttaatCATCTTTAAGCTCTTCTTGCATATTCCAACTTCTTTTGTCGTGTAGTTTGTCAACTTTTCTTGTTCGCCAGTATTTATGGCTTCCAATTACAAGTAAGGGCGGAGTAAAGGGTTCCATTAGTCTTCTCGGGGGACGGGTTCGGTAATTTGTTTCGTCTCGAGCGGAGTTCAAGTTCAATAACCCTGATCTTGGACCAATAAGATGATTAATGAACTGGCGGAATATGCACGATGCATGCAATGCTCTCAATTAACCAGTCGGATTAAATAGATGATTTCGGTGGATTATCTGGGGAATATGGGCTATGAAATTGCCTCACCCCAAAAGCTATTTAAAGCTGATCCCAAAGCAGCGTAATCAAGAGCCGGCGTAATGAGGCGATGACATAAGCAGTGACTCGGTTTACACATTTTTCGATTTGGGTTGCGAATGGCGGCTTGGGGGtggtatatgtgtgtgtatagcATTTGACATGCTCGACGGGGCTGCATCAAGGTCATGGTGCATATACCTAGCCCCCCACCATTTCGATTTGTTAACATCTGTCCCGGCACAAGCCACAGCATCATATCTCACGGTTGGAGGACCCGAACTGGTTGCAGTCCCATCTTATCGCCGCCTTAAATGGTTCCCCAAACAGCTTCCATCTCTCCTGGGGCTCCAACTTGCAGCCTTAAGTGGTGCGTAATTAATGGCCCCGCCAATAAATGCTCACGTTTTATTTACTGTTTATGGAAGGATGAGGATTCGGTTGCTCCGCCATATACCTTTTCGACTTTTTTCGTGTTGGGTAGCCTGTAAACACGACGACAATTTATGCTACaagcaattttaaaactaaattatcATCCTAATTTATGCCACGTTCGATGGGCAACAAATTAAGTGAGGTATTTCTTGGGGCAGGGgtagaaaaacttaaaataaataaataaaattacatttttggaaGTGTGGTAAATAATTCCCTAGAGTATCTTAAATTTtggaatactttaaaataaggaaaaaaagattttttattttttatttgtggaTTCGAGATCTTGTTAATTTTTCAACacactatttttaaaagtcgtgatTAAAGTTAAGCCTTAGGCAATGTCCCCCTTCGAAATCAAAATCTATGTTAACTGTATGTTAAACACTAATCATAATAGATCTCGCAAGCTACCGCTAAGTTCTGACCCCCATAGAGAAACTTAGGTGAGTCAAACCTGTTGGCtagttatttttgtttatttggacTGTGCAAAAAGACGATAATTAGCTTTGTTAGGGGACGGGGAACCAAACAGATGACGCCATTTCAATAATGGATCTCTCCCAATTTTGCCTTTGGTTTTCCACCTCTCAAAAATCATCTGAGAGAGCTTTGGGCGGCTATAGCTTTGTTATTGTCCAGTATAAACTGTGATATCATTGCGATAGGGAACTGCGCGGAATACAGATAAGCTTTCTGTAAAGATACGAACGGGGATAGAACCTCGTTAGTTGACGAAGACAGACTAGACCCACCGCAATGTTGCTTAGCGTTGTGGCGCACAGGTGAGAAAATGCATAGGTGGTTTACCAATCCGATTAATCAGGCAATGAAAAATTGCGTGATGGCAGAGACCACAACaaagggaaaaaaggaaaactgaCCTATCAGGCTATgcataatattaacatttaatgACCCTTAATCCATCCAAGAAAAAGGATGAGTTTCTATTAAtgatggaaatttttaaagttttaaatatatttttatatttaaatattttacagatcCAGCATGTccgaggcagcagcagcaaatggAAGCCCCTCTCCAGCTCCAACCCCCGAGGTTCCGGCCGCCGAGTTGGCCCAATTGGCTCTGGAGGATGAGCCCAAGGCTAGCTTCGCCGACCAGTTCAAGGCCTTCTCCAAGTTCGGGGACTCCAAGTCCGATGGCAAGCTGATCACGCTCTCGCAGAGTGACAAGTGGATGAAGCAGGCCAAGGTTATCGATAAGAAGATCACCACCACGGATACGGGCATCCATTTCAAGAAGTTCAAGGCCATGAAGATCTCACTCAGCGACTACAACAAATTCCTCGACGATCTGGCCAAGACGAAAAAGGTGGAGCTAACGGAGATCAAGCAAAAGTTGGCCGGCTGTGGAGCTCCAGGAGTGGTTTCCGTTTCGGTGGGTTTataatacatacataaagtGAAAAAATTGGATTAAATAGTCAGTCCGAAAGGCTGATGATTCATTGAGTTTCTTCACTTTGTCATATACTTCAATTCAAATATGTCTCCTTTCATAATATcaagtttttaaatgttttgtagtagaacaatttttagatacattttttattgtatcgccatgaatttttaatttaaatgtacacccaaaaaaaaacgatacgAAACGTaggtttcaattttaatttgatatgtggccaagtaaatttgacctggtcgaaaagaatatgtcatgtaaaaacgatatgggttttgcatgacataaaatttacatggtcatatcgattttacggtaacatgcttttttttgtgtagctaatatattatttacattcTTTGCCTATCTAATCTATTCCCTAATTTCGACAAATTAATcatttagggctagtactcaacccaacaaaaagtcgtccaaaacaaaaaacttcatatgaaaaacaacgtcaaaaaattttgtttcatgtgaagtttttgttttggacgactttttgttgggtcgagtactaagcctaaacatatttattttttccactgtGTATATGATGGACTAACTCATCGTTttcttttcaaatttttaggcCGGAAAGGCAGCTGCTGCCGTGGATCGATTGACCGATACCAGTAAGTATACCGGTTCGCACAAGGAGCGCTTCGATGCCACCGGAAAGGGCAAGGGCATCGCCGGCAGACGGAACGTGGTCGATGGATCCGGCTATGTGAGTGGCTACCAGCACAAGGACACCTACGATAACGCCCACTAAATGGGGAAACCACCGTTTACATCCGCCCACCCTCTCTCTAAAACTGTCTTTCTAACTTTTGTGTTTCCTTAGTTAATGTCTCCCATTTTGTTTGGTAGCtgcaataatttatatttgtgtaCATAATCTAAGTTTGTGATAATTTAAGTgcttacaaataaattgataTATTTTGATTATGCTTTTTGAGTTCTATTATTATGGTTTTCTTTGTTTCTCCTTCGATACGTAAAACTCTGAAGCGGCCCAATAAAGTTCAAAAGCAAGTCCCAATCAAATTTATACACATTTCATGGTGTTCGATCCATGTTTGCTAGTCTTAAgatgagaaaaaatttttaatattgaaatttgtgaaagaaatttaaatatcatataTGGAAACCAAAGATATAcgacatacatacatagaaATGTTATGTTCTCATAAGAATTTtgcttgaataaataaatttaaaggtatatgttatttttattgggtTGAAATCAGTAAATGTAAGAATGAGATTGTAAGAATTTTacctatttttaaaagagaaaTATAGAATAGATTATatcggattttattggtcaaagattcatttaagaagtatattgtattcagtttaagctacgaattactaccgtattactatttacatcataggatgattcatgaacgatgtattcatccgtattgatcttacttcaagaaggaaaaacaagcctatgttaatactaggtccatgctcaataaatggatgttttggtaccatgtttttggtcaatttaggtgtttagaagacacatgacttataaaaaggatttcttcttacccaatttaactttgccttcacacattctcataagtttgcgggcattcatttgtaagtttttttgacgagccctatgcccttgtaaatgtgtttcgcatttcggataggattttttttttaagtgcatgttttataaatttgtatattgaaacattatccaactattaaaatattctctattattttaagcacttgttttagtttagttttggccctgataagattctttgtgctttgtgatataacatttttgaaggAAAACTGGGCCAGGACTTAgtttttctgtgttatccttcaaagtttatgccattcttaatgaatatgatccaaaacctaaccaatccaactggttttcatgaccgttttccatccaatatgtttcttttttgaatatttttcttttccgacttggaaaattttccacatgtccttgtattgccaaatggtaatcaatttgatgtctggatatcaggagaagttagttttagtcaaatctcataaaatatatcctttatacacaagaatattagcgcatcgtaacgttttatttaaagaaaacggaagtggtgctattatttttttcggcctttttttgactttttttcttaaaatctgaaaaaattatatgtagacaatatttttgatatccatatcaattttttcaaataggtggaatactaatcaagataataaaaaacatttcttatataaaaatccccgttttccacatatttctttaatattaagaacctgtgacgaagtggtgctattatttttttcgcaactgtaGGTTCTATTCTATACGTAGAGAAGATCTCATTAGATGGTTATTAAGAGATCATTGCTTTATCTCTATAATGACATTATCACTGATGCAAAGCTGACATCGCAAAAACCAGAGCGGTGTGAAGCGGACTGAACGCTAGAGCGACCAGATGACGATGGAAATCGATACGGCGGCATGAGTTTGCATAATCCTAACCCAGAGCAGGTGGAAAACTGGCTATTGATTGCAGCCGAACCAAAGTCACTCAAAGATATATCATATAACCCTTCGGAAAATCGCTATAAAAGCGACGATCAGTGCTATTCCAAGTCAGCAGTGCAACGGAGGAGCTCTCAGCTTGATGAAGCCCCAAGGAATACACCCGACTACGACAAATATCAGCCAGCCCAAGATGTCCTTTCGCGGCAAGAATGCGGTGGTGACCGGCGGAGCTGGAGGAATCGGTCTGCAGGTGTCCAAGCAGCTCCTGGCCGCCGGAGCAGCGGTGGGTTAATCACTTAGCCCCTTAAAAAGTCATCCCTCTAAGCTTCGTTCCCCAGAAGGTAGCCATCATCGATCTGCAGGATAACCTGGAGGAATTTGTGAAACTCCGAGCCGCCCATCCCACGCAGAGCGTGATGATCGTCAAGATGGATGTGGCCAACAAGAAGGGTGTGGAGGCCACCTACGAGGAGATTGCCAAGACCTTCGGCAACATCGATATTGTGGTCAATGTGGCTGGCATCTTCAATGACAAGGATGTGCAGAGGACTCTGCTGGTGAATCTCGGCGGCATCATCAACTCCACGCTGAGCGCCCTGCCCTACATGGGCAAGGATAATGGCGGCAAGGGTGGCATTGTGGTCAACATGAGCTCGGTGGTGGGTCTGGATCCGATGTTCATCATTCCCGTTTACGGAGCCACCAAGGCGGGCATCATCAACTTCACCCGCTGCTTGGCGGTAACCAGATCTTCTTAGTTGCCTCTCGAATTCTTTTCCttacttggttttttttatcctttagAACGAAAAGTACTATCTGCGCTCGGGCATCAAGTTTGTGACTGTCTGCCCAGGAGCCACGATGACGGACATGTTCACCAACTTCACGGAGAAGATCATCTTTCCGGAGACCAGCGACGAGACCTACAGGATCCTGGATAGGTTGAACAAGCAGAGTGCCGCTGATGTCTCTCGCTGCATTCTGAATGTCCTGGAGAAGGACAAGAACGGAGCTGTCTATGTCATCGAGGGCAAGCGCGTTTTTCCCCTGGAAATGAAGCCCCAGTGGACGGGCAAGGAGCAGGCCCTTTAAGAGGGTATAATACCTATCCTAATCTCCTAAACACATTCTGCAAATCTGAACAAATTATGgaaattagttatttaataaacaaacgaAGCACACTGATTAGTTCTTTTGTAATTAGTCCTCCCGCCAGCTGACCAGCACTTCGTCCGTGCGGAAACGCTGCGTCACAAAGGCCTCCTCCAGGGGCATTCTGCTGCCAGAGCGGAACATCTCTGCCCCGGCGTGGGCAATCATTAGACCATTATCAATACAGTAACGTTCATCGATGGCAAAGAGTTTGCCGCCACGCTCCTCGCACATAATACCCATCATCTCCTGGAGCCGCTCATTGCAGCCCACGCCGCCAACTATGAGGACCTGGAAGGGAAGTAGGTTAGCTTGGGATATTAAATAAGAAAGAGCTTTAAACCCACCTCATTGGAGCCACAGTGGGCCATGGCGCGCTCTGTGATCTCCACCAGCATGGCGAAGATGGTCTCCTGCAGCGAGTAGCACAGATCCGCTTGGCTATAGTCGATAATCTCCGCTTCCTGCGGCTTCTTTCGCTTATTCTGCCTTTTGCCCGGCTCGGCCAGATCCTCGATGTAGGACAAAATGCCCGAGAAGCTCACGTCCATGCCCTTGACCACATAGGGCAGTTTGATATAACGATTGCTCTGCTTCGCCAGCTGCTCTATGTTGTAGCCCGGACTGGGATCGTTGGACAGCTTGATGATGCGGGCAAATCGATCCAGACAATTGCCCACGGCAATGTCTATGGTTTCGCCAAAGATGCGATATCGCTGATTGGAGTAGGCAATCACCTGGGTATTGCCGCCGCTGACATAGAGAACAATGGGATTCTGGGCACCGGTGATGAGGCGACCCATTTCGATGTGCCCGATGCAGTGATTCACGCCCAGCAGGGGAATCTCCCACAGAAGGGACAACGTGCGCGCCACAATGGCTCCAACGAGCAGGGGAGGAGCCATTCCTGGGCCCTTTGTGTAGCAAATGACATCCAGATCCTTGGGTTCCAGCTGCGCCTCCTTCAAGCTGGCCTTCACCAGGCCCAGGATGGCTTCCCGGTGATGCTTGGCCGTCTCCTTGGGCAGGAAACCTGTTGAATTGATTGAGTTCATAAAATCTCTTTAAAAGCCGGTAATTTGGAAACCGAAAATACCTTCTCCTGGCGGGGTTATATAGGTTCTGCGCACATTGGCCAGCACCTCGCCATCCCGAATTATGCCTACGCCAATTTTATTGGCACTGCCTTCAATGCCCAAAGCGCAAACCataattaaagtaattaaaaaattaacacgattgaaaatgtaaacaaatccTAGAGTGACCGTTTTGGCTTAACAGCAAGAGCAGCTGCCAAGTGCGGTCACATTGCGCTAACAGGACTGCCAACTTATCCAAATTAACAGCTGCTTTGCAAATATCAAACTTTTGTTGTATAGCGAATTTCTTTtgtaaaatctaaataaatgataaaataacCCCAGCCAATAATGGAACCAGCTGAGGCCAAACAGCCGGCTGAGGTGGAGAGTCCGGCCAGCATGGAAAATGGAGATTCAGGCGGGGATTCGAACCAATTCGTGGAGAAAACAAGTGTAGACGTGGAACCGAAAGCGGATTTTATTGAACAGCAGCTGGAAGAAAGCGATGAGAAAAGTGAGACTCCTGGAGGCCAATCAGCAGGCCAGGATGAGGCGAAGCTAGAGCAGGATCTCAGGACAGCCGTGCTCGAGCAGGTGCCAATTGAGGAGGAAGGACTGAGCCTGCGGTTCAAGGATCTGCAGGCCCaggaaaaggaggaggaggagaaaccCCCGCAAAATGACATCCTGTCCCATGTCCATTGCCTGGCCCAATTGGAGGAGCAGCGGCGTAACTACGAACAGCAGTTGGAGCAACTACGCACAGCCAACAACCAAAAGGACAACATGATCACTCTCATCCAGCGCGAGAACGCCATCCTGGGCAAGGAGAAGCAGGCTTGTCGCAAGGAAATGGACACCGCCAACAGGGAGAAGGA
It contains:
- the ringer gene encoding tubulin polymerization-promoting protein homolog isoform X1, translated to MLLSVVAHRSSMSEAAAANGSPSPAPTPEVPAAELAQLALEDEPKASFADQFKAFSKFGDSKSDGKLITLSQSDKWMKQAKVIDKKITTTDTGIHFKKFKAMKISLSDYNKFLDDLAKTKKVELTEIKQKLAGCGAPGVVSVSAGKAAAAVDRLTDTSKYTGSHKERFDATGKGKGIAGRRNVVDGSGYVSGYQHKDTYDNAH
- the ringer gene encoding tubulin polymerization-promoting protein homolog isoform X2; translation: MSEAAAANGSPSPAPTPEVPAAELAQLALEDEPKASFADQFKAFSKFGDSKSDGKLITLSQSDKWMKQAKVIDKKITTTDTGIHFKKFKAMKISLSDYNKFLDDLAKTKKVELTEIKQKLAGCGAPGVVSVSAGKAAAAVDRLTDTSKYTGSHKERFDATGKGKGIAGRRNVVDGSGYVSGYQHKDTYDNAH
- the Pdh gene encoding fat body protein 2 isoform X1, giving the protein MKPQGIHPTTTNISQPKMSFRGKNAVVTGGAGGIGLQVSKQLLAAGAAKVAIIDLQDNLEEFVKLRAAHPTQSVMIVKMDVANKKGVEATYEEIAKTFGNIDIVVNVAGIFNDKDVQRTLLVNLGGIINSTLSALPYMGKDNGGKGGIVVNMSSVVGLDPMFIIPVYGATKAGIINFTRCLANEKYYLRSGIKFVTVCPGATMTDMFTNFTEKIIFPETSDETYRILDRLNKQSAADVSRCILNVLEKDKNGAVYVIEGKRVFPLEMKPQWTGKEQAL
- the Pdh gene encoding fat body protein 2 isoform X2 produces the protein MKPQGIHPTTTNISQPKMSFRGKNAVVTGGAGGIGLQVSKQLLAAGAAVAIIDLQDNLEEFVKLRAAHPTQSVMIVKMDVANKKGVEATYEEIAKTFGNIDIVVNVAGIFNDKDVQRTLLVNLGGIINSTLSALPYMGKDNGGKGGIVVNMSSVVGLDPMFIIPVYGATKAGIINFTRCLANEKYYLRSGIKFVTVCPGATMTDMFTNFTEKIIFPETSDETYRILDRLNKQSAADVSRCILNVLEKDKNGAVYVIEGKRVFPLEMKPQWTGKEQAL
- the Tcs3 gene encoding probable tRNA N6-adenosine threonylcarbamoyltransferase, which translates into the protein MVCALGIEGSANKIGVGIIRDGEVLANVRRTYITPPGEGFLPKETAKHHREAILGLVKASLKEAQLEPKDLDVICYTKGPGMAPPLLVGAIVARTLSLLWEIPLLGVNHCIGHIEMGRLITGAQNPIVLYVSGGNTQVIAYSNQRYRIFGETIDIAVGNCLDRFARIIKLSNDPSPGYNIEQLAKQSNRYIKLPYVVKGMDVSFSGILSYIEDLAEPGKRQNKRKKPQEAEIIDYSQADLCYSLQETIFAMLVEITERAMAHCGSNEVLIVGGVGCNERLQEMMGIMCEERGGKLFAIDERYCIDNGLMIAHAGAEMFRSGSRMPLEEAFVTQRFRTDEVLVSWRED